AATCGTTAAACTGTCGATATTCGTCTTCGTTCTGGCTTTCATTATTCCCGGATTAGACCATCGCTTTAACTGGTCATACGTGCCGCTGCCTGTCGTTATCATCGCCGACATTATAGTTCTGGCGGGATATTTTATTTTCTTTCTCGTAATGAAAGAAAACACCTATGCTTCCCGAATTATCGAAGTGGAAAAGGGCCAGAAAGTGATATCCACCGGCCCTTATTCCATTGTTCGCCATCCGATGTACCTGGGGGCATTATTGATGTATCTTCTCAGCCCGATTGCGCTTGGCTCTTTCTGGGCAATCATTGCCTTCATACCACTACCTGTTTTAATCATTCTCAGAATATTCAATGAGGAACAGGTGCTGGCGAAAGAACTGCCAGGTTATAAAGATTACATGCAGAAAGTAAAATATCGGCTAATACCGTTTGTCTGGTAAGGATTTTCACAACCGCGCCCAGCAGGTCAATGTCTTGACACCTGCCCTATCCAGCAACTACCGAACAAAGACCTTGCCCCGGTAAAGCTAACCGGCATCGTCTGGAGACGCTCTCAAAATATAGATATTGTATAATGCGCAGTATGGATTGGCAGATTGTTTTCTATATTGATGAGAAAGGCAATGAACCTGTAAAAGATTTCATTTTAGAGCAATCTGACGGTGCAATAGCAGAAATTTTGCACGTATTCAAATTATTGAGGCAATTTAACGTCACGCTTGGCATGCCTTATGTAAGAAAGATAGGTAGGTCTGGTATCAGGGAACTTAGAATTAAACACGGTTCGGACATATATCGTATTTTCTTCTTTGCCCATCCAGGACGCAAGTTCATACTGCTACACGGTGTTGTAAAAAAAGAAGACAAAATATCAGAAGCCGACAAAAATTTAGCTATTCAGAGAATGAATAACTACAAATTGCAGTCTTGACAATATAACATATGTGTTATATAATACGAACAATCCAAATTAGAAGGCAGTAAAATGGCAAACAAAAAAGCTACAAGATATGAAGAATTCGAGGCGGAGTTACTTAAAAAGCCAGGAATTCGCCAAGAATACGAAGCTTTGCAGCCTAAATATGACATGATACGGAGCTTGATAGAACGCAGAAACCAACTGCAAATTAGCCAAAAACAACTTGCTGAGATTGTTGGGACAAAACAACCTGCCATATCCAGATTGGAAAAGGGTGATTACAATACTACACTCAGCACACTTTTCAAAGTAGCTGACGCTCTTGACTTAGATATTTCTCTCCGGGCCCGAACAAAAACCGAGCCGGCTTGTGATAAAGTCCCTGCCTAAACCACCTGGACACCCGCCCTATCCAGCACCTATTGAACGAAGACCTGGCTTCCCCCGTTTGACCTGTTCCACAGAAATTGCCAAAATTTTCGCTCGGGGTATTCCATTCCGAGATATGTAGATGTATAATCGTAACCAGACCAACTCTCTTGAAGTCGGAGGCTAATGCCATGGGCGCAAAGCATCGAAGTCAAAAGCTACTTCAGAGCCGGTTTGATATTGTCTGGCAGCGCCTGGATGATGCCGGCGAACAGCAGATGGTAACGCCAGACGGCCACAAGTTTATTGCGCTGGCTTCCCGGCGTAAAAGGACTCCGGAAGGCCAGGACCCGAGGTTCATTGCAGTCAAACAACGCGGGCAGGAGTTTGCCCGTATTTATCCGTGCTGCTGGGGACACACGACTAATTGCAATGGCACGCGAATAGGTGGCTACAGTGACGGGCTGGATGCCTGGGTTAAAGGCTTGATGATAAGCAAGGAGAGCCTGACTTTAAAACCCGGTGACGAGGTCATTCACCTGCTCGGCAGGTTGCTCAAGTCGGAGGAGTTAGACTACGACCATGCTTGCCTGCATCTTCCCAACAAACCGGGAGTCTATCTGGTCTACGATAGGAAGCAAAAGAAATACATCTATGCCGGTAAATCTCTGGACATACAGAAAAAAATCCGGCAGCATGCCCAGCGCCAAAACAGGCTGTTCGGCTCCAGCATCCCACCGATTCAGAAAGGGCTGATTGACAGCAAGCATTGTGCCGACTGGAATGAAGCCCAGAAATACCTATCCGCCAACTGCACTGTAAGGCACCTGGTCGTGCTCGATGAAAAACAAAGAAAGCAGCCCTGGAAAAGGCGCGCGCTTCTGGAACATTACGCTATCTGCGTTCTCGAACCCGAATACAATATTTCAAGCGAACTCGAGCATTAGCCACAAGCCAATACTCTAATAATCATAGTCCAGGTTAATGAAATTCCTGCCCCTGCCGGCAAAGCTTTGCGGCATCATCTAGAGCTGCCCTTCCCCTGAAACTATGCCGCTTATAACATAAGAAGTGGTACAATAACTCAGGGAATGGGTATATAATTAAAGCTAACTAGAATCACTGCGTTGAGGAGGGAAGGGTATGAGAGATGATATTCAAGAACGAATTATATGGGTGGCAAAGCATCGGGGTTTGATTACCTATGGGGAGATAATGGGCGATTTTCATGTTGCTCGCGGAAAACAAATGGGACGAGTGCTTGAGGAGATATCCGAGTATGAGCATGCCCAAGGTCGTGGTTTCCTGACGTCAATCGTTGTAAACAAAAATACACTAGAACCATCAGAAAATTTTTGGAGTTTACCTAGTATTTCGAGAGATCGGGGTCTGAAGTACTATCAAAACCAAGTTTGGGACTACTGGTGGAACTGCTAAACAGAACGATATAGCGGAGTGAACCCTAGGGCTGGACCAGTTTTCGTGGGGCAGGTCAACCTAGAGCGGGGGTGAAACTGCTGGCAAAACATATTCTGCTTTGAGAAGAAGAGACGGCGAGGATAGGCGTTGATCCTGGAGAAATGAGCACAGTAGTAGGTCCAGAGATCTCGAAAATTATTACTTGGTTGGGCGAACAAGCGGCCAAATAACTAACAGGAGGCACTTTAGATGAGAGAGGTTGAAGTACAAGATTTAGTACGCGAAGTGGCAGCTGGGGACTACAATATACCAGAGTTTCAGCGGCAGTTTGAGTGGAAATACGAACAAGTAGCTATGCTTTGTGACTCCCTGTTGAAGGATTTGCCAATCGGAATCCTTTCAGCCTGGAAGACGAGCCAGTATAACGAACCCAAGGGTATTACTCCTACAGGCAGTAAACCTCAGTGGATGGTAGACGGTCAGCAACGAATAACAAGTCTCTGTATCTTAGCAGGAAAGAAACCATATTGGATGAACAACCGTGAATGGGGTGAGATATTTCACGCAAGACGTATATATCTTAATATTCAAGAAAATGGTGAGGCCTTGATTGGTCGCCTTGTTAAGAAGGCAAGGGTGCGGATACCGTTGGATGAACTACTATATAAGAGTGCAAGTGAAACTCACGACTATGTCGAGGAAAGGTGCCAAGAGTTTAACATCAGACAAAGTAAGCCTGCGTGTGACCTCGCAGTTGATGCCTTACCATTAATGAAACGAAGCATTCCAGTTGCAGAAATAGGGGACGACAAAAAAGTAGAAGATGTTGCGGAACTCTATAGGCGCATTAACCAAAAAGGCACGAAAATAAAAGAACCTCAAATTATGCTTTCCTATGTTGCACAATATAATCGTACGTGGGTACGTGATAAATTCTACGCCTTTCTAGACGCGTTGAAAGAAGATTGGGAATTGGATCCGGCTCAAGTGCTGCAAGTGGCGACAATCCTTGCCGAGGGTAAGGCTAGAGTAGGACAGGCTACCATACCCGAAATGTGGAAGGAAAAGGTTGTACAAATTTGGCCAGCAATGAAGGACGCCATCCAAGATTGCATACTACGTCTTTGGGAAGAAGGTATTACTGACGTAGATATGATTCCATCTACCTACACAATGATAATGCTACTTTCTATACATTCTAAATTCATGCGTACTTCTAACTATGACTTCAAGCGTGTGTTAAGATGGTTCATTCTTGCAAATCTAGCCGCCCGTTATAGCGATGCACCACTTGAACAGCTTACGTATGACGGTCGCAATGTCTACGAAGCTTCCAGCCTTAACGAAGTCCTCCAAAACCTACTGATAGACATTGATTGGACCGAAGAAGAACTTCGGAAAAAGCTTGATGATCCTTTTAGGGACAATTCACCGCAAGCACTGTTACTACATATTCTTCTTTGGTCGTCCGGGGCAAGAGATTGGCTACAGAATATTAGTCTTCCTGCACTGACACAAACATCAGGCACTCTTGAATCCCAGTGGCACCATATTCTTCCTAAAGATTGGGGCAAGAGGCATGGATTTGAGGACTGTGAAAAGACAGGCAACCTGACTCGCCTATGTGGCGAGACAAATGTTCGAAAACTCAAGAAAATGCCACCTTGGGAATACGTGCCACAGTTTAATATTACTGAGGATGCACTGAGCGATCACCTGATTCCTAAAATATATTCAGAAAAATTCATCAGAGGTCAGCCGCTTAGCCATGATGAGTTCAAGCAATTTGTAAGGGAACGTCAAGAGATAATAACTAAACAAGGAGCTTCTTATCTAGACCTAAAGTCGCTTAAAAATCAAGGGTGAGATACCCAGCTTTGATGGATTACAGGGGCAAGGTTTGAAATAATTTTAATGGCAAAATAAACAACCAGAGTCACCCAATGAGCTTTTGCTGCTCTTCTGTTTAGGTGGTTTCTGGCTATTTAAATACAACAACTACAACTCAGCCTAGACTGCTGTCTGATTATGCACCTCCACCGCATCAGAGCAATCCGCTGCCTAGCAATACCTATTCGCCCTCATCAGCGCAGCATACCCACTAGTTCCTGACATTATTACAACGGTAGCTCAATTGGAGAGTGGTTGTCTGATACACAATCGGTTGAGGGTTTGAGCCACTCTGCCAAGGCTGTGACTAAGGGTGAGAAGTAATGGCAAAAATCGTGATTACATCCTTAGAAGGACCGTAATACCAGAAGACTCTATAGGCTGCGGGCGTGCTCTGCTCGGCATAGGCTTCAAAAACCTTCTCCCCGTTCGGGCCCTTTAAGCTCATATATTCATGGGTCTGGAGGCTAGGATGCCGAGGATTCATTGCCAGGAACTTGATGGTCTTTTTGACAGCTTGGTAACGTTTTCTCTGGGAAGCAGCACTTTTTAGCAAATTGTAGGCTTTACTTGCCTCCGCTGTCCATTGTAATTCAAACAAAAGCGCGTGACCTTATAGAGATTTAAGGTCGACTTTTGACACCCTGCCTTCTGCAGCATCGGAAAGTCCCCGCCTGACCGATGCCAGAGCCTTCGGATTGTTGAATAGCCATATTTCTGAAGCAGGGATGGTTACCTGCGGGTCCAGTAAAATTTGCCCCAGGCTGTTGCGGTATATATGATAGCTGACGCCTTCCTGTACTTGAACCTTTTGCAGGACTACGCGCCTTTTAGCATCCGGTTTCACGCTATCAGCTACCTTTTCGAAATCTGTATCTCTTATTATTGTAGCCATCGCAGCAATATCGTACCATAAGTGGGACAATATGTCAAGTGGGATATTCCCACCAACGAAAGTTAAAAGTTAAAAGCCAAAAGTCAAAAGTACAAGTAAAAAATTAAAAATAGGTTTTCGATTACGGTGATTTTCTACGATTACGGCGACATGGCTGAGATCGCCACGGGGCTGCGCCCCTCGCGATGACGGAGTATTCTTCGACAGGCTCAGAATGAGCGGAGGGAAAAGCTGGAGGGACTCCTCGCGATGACAGAAAAGACAGAGTTCAAACGGTCACCCGTAGGTGGGTGGCACTTAATTAGAGGTTACCCCCAATTCAAAAATTGATATAATCCGTACTTGTGCTTCTATTCAACTACTCGACACTGTTCGACCCCATAGTTAAAGACGTCAGGGTTTGTGTAATCGAGCTTTCAGGCGTGAAGGCTGGCGACAGGGTGCTCGATGTCTGCTGCGGTACGGGCGACCAGGCCTTCCACTACGAGCAGAGGGGCGCCATTGCCACCGGCATAGACCAGAACCCCAACATGATTGAGCTGGCGGAAAGGAACAAGAAAAGACGGGGATTGCAGGCCACCTTCCGCATAGCCAGCGCCACCGAGCTGCCGTTCCCGGACGGTTACTTCGATGGCGCCTCCATATCACTTGCCCTGCACGAGATGGAAAGAGACGAGCGAAATAGGACGGTTTCCGAGATGAAAAGGGTGGTGAAAAAGAAAGGCGTCTTGATGTTCATTGACTACCATGCCCCTTTACCTAAAAACTCCATCGCTTATCTCATCAGGGCTATGGAATTCGTTGCCGGAAGGGATAATCATAAGTGTTTCAGGGACTATCTGGCTCAGGGTGGATTAAAACA
This window of the Chloroflexota bacterium genome carries:
- a CDS encoding isoprenylcysteine carboxylmethyltransferase family protein; amino-acid sequence: MINAAVLRYLLAIIVFGLLFFLPAGTIRYWEAWVYCGITFIPILFVFIYLLKNNPELLERRTRMREKEQPQKLIVKLSIFVFVLAFIIPGLDHRFNWSYVPLPVVIIADIIVLAGYFIFFLVMKENTYASRIIEVEKGQKVISTGPYSIVRHPMYLGALLMYLLSPIALGSFWAIIAFIPLPVLIILRIFNEEQVLAKELPGYKDYMQKVKYRLIPFVW
- a CDS encoding type II toxin-antitoxin system RelE/ParE family toxin encodes the protein MRSMDWQIVFYIDEKGNEPVKDFILEQSDGAIAEILHVFKLLRQFNVTLGMPYVRKIGRSGIRELRIKHGSDIYRIFFFAHPGRKFILLHGVVKKEDKISEADKNLAIQRMNNYKLQS
- a CDS encoding helix-turn-helix transcriptional regulator — translated: MANKKATRYEEFEAELLKKPGIRQEYEALQPKYDMIRSLIERRNQLQISQKQLAEIVGTKQPAISRLEKGDYNTTLSTLFKVADALDLDISLRARTKTEPACDKVPA
- a CDS encoding DUF262 domain-containing protein, producing the protein MREVEVQDLVREVAAGDYNIPEFQRQFEWKYEQVAMLCDSLLKDLPIGILSAWKTSQYNEPKGITPTGSKPQWMVDGQQRITSLCILAGKKPYWMNNREWGEIFHARRIYLNIQENGEALIGRLVKKARVRIPLDELLYKSASETHDYVEERCQEFNIRQSKPACDLAVDALPLMKRSIPVAEIGDDKKVEDVAELYRRINQKGTKIKEPQIMLSYVAQYNRTWVRDKFYAFLDALKEDWELDPAQVLQVATILAEGKARVGQATIPEMWKEKVVQIWPAMKDAIQDCILRLWEEGITDVDMIPSTYTMIMLLSIHSKFMRTSNYDFKRVLRWFILANLAARYSDAPLEQLTYDGRNVYEASSLNEVLQNLLIDIDWTEEELRKKLDDPFRDNSPQALLLHILLWSSGARDWLQNISLPALTQTSGTLESQWHHILPKDWGKRHGFEDCEKTGNLTRLCGETNVRKLKKMPPWEYVPQFNITEDALSDHLIPKIYSEKFIRGQPLSHDEFKQFVRERQEIITKQGASYLDLKSLKNQG
- a CDS encoding class I SAM-dependent methyltransferase produces the protein MLLFNYSTLFDPIVKDVRVCVIELSGVKAGDRVLDVCCGTGDQAFHYEQRGAIATGIDQNPNMIELAERNKKRRGLQATFRIASATELPFPDGYFDGASISLALHEMERDERNRTVSEMKRVVKKKGVLMFIDYHAPLPKNSIAYLIRAMEFVAGRDNHKCFRDYLAQGGLKQILKEARLTPQEEALLKCVNLQVIKVKS